The following proteins are co-located in the Acinetobacter sp. NCu2D-2 genome:
- a CDS encoding primosomal protein N' — translation MPNSTDHTTALYRVRVAVPVHLFDCFDYLVSAEQYEQAQVGARVAVSFGRQNLVGIVMEKLALDAPVDPRFKLKPITELLDDRAIIDAQVLQLLKWSAQYYQFPIGEVVQSALPALLRQGKPYNLLARTWKLLDLDAESKVRRSERQQEAYKVLKLHPVGTAENILNMAGIETATLKALEKKGICECVLEPQDFSPQPVQMAQMPLKANPEQQHAIDHVLKYKNKYQAFLLDGLTGSGKTEVYLQIMQQVLKQGKQVLVLVPEIGLTPQTISRFQSRFQCNIALLHSGLNDSKRLQAWQAAETGKASIVLGTRSAIYTPMPNLGLIILDEEHDLSFKQQEGFRYHARDVALYRAHLQQCPVVLGSATPSIDSYALVDHGKMQVLELNQRAGTALMPKIHILDLKVAQKQHGISLHLIEEMKKRLERKEQVLIFLNRRGYAPVLICDSCGWQAQCPYCDANFTVHRQPYQHLHCHHCGTVHRLPEQCPSCQHTELKPLGMGTGKVEEHLNELFPDFDVIRVDRDSTSRVGSWQKIYDKIQKSEPAILLGTQMLAKGHHFPYVTLVAILDIDSGLLSVDFRATERTAQLIVQVAGRAGRGEHKGDVYLQTLRPDHALLNTLVKDNYRAFAKQTLQERQIAMMPPYRYAALIRCESKDQSLNTDFLQKHAAYLRQYSDLNLDIWGPIPAPMERKAGRYQSHMVLLSADRARLHYYLRAWWQNLLSNKPSGMKVTLDIDPQELS, via the coding sequence ATGCCAAATTCAACCGATCACACCACTGCTCTTTATCGTGTACGCGTTGCAGTGCCCGTGCATCTTTTTGATTGCTTCGATTATCTGGTTAGTGCAGAACAATATGAACAAGCACAAGTCGGCGCACGTGTCGCGGTTTCCTTTGGTCGTCAGAATTTAGTTGGCATTGTGATGGAAAAGTTAGCTCTAGATGCGCCCGTCGACCCTCGTTTTAAACTTAAACCGATTACTGAACTGCTTGATGATCGTGCAATCATAGATGCACAAGTCTTACAATTATTAAAATGGTCAGCACAGTATTACCAGTTCCCTATTGGAGAAGTTGTACAAAGTGCTTTGCCTGCATTACTCCGTCAAGGTAAGCCTTATAACCTTTTGGCACGTACATGGAAATTACTGGACTTAGATGCAGAATCTAAAGTTCGCCGTTCAGAACGACAGCAAGAAGCCTATAAAGTATTAAAACTGCATCCCGTTGGGACAGCAGAAAATATTCTGAATATGGCAGGGATTGAAACTGCCACATTAAAAGCACTTGAGAAAAAAGGCATTTGTGAGTGTGTGCTTGAACCACAAGATTTTAGCCCGCAGCCTGTGCAAATGGCACAAATGCCACTTAAAGCCAATCCCGAGCAACAGCATGCGATTGACCATGTTTTAAAATACAAAAATAAGTATCAAGCTTTTTTACTAGATGGTTTGACTGGTAGTGGCAAAACTGAAGTTTATCTGCAAATCATGCAGCAAGTGCTTAAGCAAGGAAAACAGGTACTGGTCTTGGTGCCTGAGATTGGACTGACCCCACAAACCATTAGCCGCTTCCAATCACGTTTCCAATGCAATATTGCCCTATTGCATTCAGGACTGAACGACAGCAAACGCTTACAAGCTTGGCAAGCGGCTGAAACAGGAAAAGCTTCCATTGTACTAGGCACACGTTCCGCGATTTATACGCCGATGCCGAATCTCGGTTTGATCATTCTCGATGAAGAGCATGATCTTTCCTTCAAACAACAAGAAGGCTTTCGCTATCATGCGAGAGACGTTGCCCTGTATCGTGCTCATCTGCAACAATGCCCTGTGGTTTTGGGTTCAGCGACACCGAGCATCGACAGCTATGCGCTTGTCGATCATGGCAAAATGCAGGTTTTAGAATTAAACCAACGTGCTGGTACGGCACTCATGCCGAAAATCCACATTTTAGATTTGAAAGTCGCACAAAAGCAGCATGGCATCAGCCTGCACTTAATTGAGGAAATGAAAAAACGGCTGGAACGTAAAGAACAGGTATTGATCTTCCTGAATCGTCGTGGTTACGCGCCTGTACTCATTTGTGATAGTTGTGGATGGCAAGCACAATGCCCATATTGTGATGCCAATTTCACAGTTCATCGTCAACCTTACCAGCATTTGCATTGTCACCATTGTGGCACGGTACATCGACTACCTGAACAATGCCCAAGTTGTCAGCATACTGAACTTAAACCGCTTGGTATGGGAACAGGGAAGGTCGAAGAGCACCTGAATGAACTCTTTCCTGATTTTGACGTCATTCGGGTCGATCGTGACTCCACCAGTCGTGTCGGCAGCTGGCAAAAAATTTACGATAAGATTCAAAAAAGTGAGCCTGCAATTTTACTTGGAACTCAAATGCTGGCAAAAGGTCATCACTTCCCTTATGTCACCTTGGTCGCTATTTTAGATATTGACTCAGGACTGCTTAGTGTGGATTTTCGTGCCACAGAGCGTACGGCACAATTAATCGTACAAGTGGCAGGTCGAGCTGGTCGCGGGGAACATAAAGGCGATGTCTATCTACAAACCTTGCGTCCCGATCATGCTCTATTAAATACCTTGGTGAAGGACAACTATCGCGCATTTGCCAAGCAGACCTTACAAGAACGACAAATTGCCATGATGCCGCCTTATCGTTATGCGGCGCTGATTCGCTGTGAATCTAAGGATCAAAGTTTAAATACAGATTTCTTACAGAAACATGCTGCTTATCTTCGTCAATACAGTGATTTGAATCTCGATATATGGGGACCAATTCCTGCCCCTATGGAGCGTAAAGCGGGTCGTTACCAATCGCATATGGTTTTGCTTTCCGCAGATCGTGCACGTCTACATTATTACTTAAGAGCATGGTGGCAAAACCTATTAAGTAATAAACCATCTGGCATGAAAGTGACCTTAGATATTGACCCTCAAGAATTAAGCTAA